A part of Paenibacillus sp. sptzw28 genomic DNA contains:
- a CDS encoding aminopeptidase: MRDPRLQVLASNLAGYSIDVQPGENVLIEIIGSEREVVKCLIEEVTKRGGRPFVEISDRSVLRTLLQHASKEQIEVWASYDLKRMEAMDAYIAVRSGENVSELAGVPSENMRLYERLYSHPIHSERRVKHTKWVVLRYPSASMAQLANMSTEAFEDFYFDVCNLDYAKMEKAMDPLLQLMKSTDKVRITAPGTDLSFSIKGIGAKKCSGHRNIPDGEVFSAPVRDSVQGKITYNTPSVYSGVTFENISFTFKDGQIVEATSNDTAKLNEILDTDEGSRYIGEFSLGFNPYILHPMKDTLFDEKIAGSLHFTPGQAYEETDNGNRSAVHWDLVLIQRPEYGGGEIYFDDRLIRKDGRFVVPELETLNPENLK; this comes from the coding sequence ATGCGTGATCCGCGTTTACAAGTGCTGGCATCCAACCTTGCCGGCTATTCAATCGATGTGCAGCCCGGAGAAAATGTCCTTATCGAGATAATCGGCTCCGAGCGGGAAGTTGTCAAATGTCTGATTGAAGAGGTAACCAAACGGGGAGGCCGTCCCTTCGTCGAAATAAGCGATCGTTCGGTACTGCGAACCTTATTGCAGCATGCGTCCAAAGAACAGATCGAGGTATGGGCGTCCTACGATCTTAAACGAATGGAAGCGATGGACGCTTACATAGCGGTCCGGTCCGGTGAGAATGTGAGTGAGCTCGCCGGTGTGCCAAGCGAAAACATGCGGCTATATGAGCGGCTGTATAGTCATCCCATTCATTCGGAACGCCGGGTCAAGCATACGAAATGGGTCGTATTGCGTTATCCCAGCGCTTCAATGGCGCAGCTTGCCAATATGAGTACCGAAGCGTTCGAGGATTTTTATTTTGATGTGTGCAATCTGGATTATGCCAAGATGGAGAAGGCGATGGACCCGCTGCTGCAGCTTATGAAAAGCACGGACAAGGTACGCATTACAGCGCCGGGTACCGACTTGTCTTTCTCAATAAAAGGCATCGGCGCGAAAAAATGCTCGGGCCACCGCAATATCCCCGATGGTGAAGTATTTTCTGCTCCTGTCCGCGATTCTGTCCAAGGAAAAATTACTTATAACACGCCGTCGGTATATTCAGGCGTGACTTTCGAGAATATCTCCTTTACGTTTAAAGACGGACAAATTGTTGAGGCGACCAGTAATGATACCGCGAAGCTGAATGAAATTCTTGATACGGATGAAGGTTCCCGTTATATCGGCGAGTTCAGCCTCGGCTTCAACCCCTACATCCTGCATCCGATGAAAGACACCCTGTTTGACGAGAAAATCGCCGGCAGTCTTCATTTCACGCCGGGCCAAGCCTACGAAGAAACGGATAACGGCAACCGCTCGGCGGTACATTGGGACCTTGTTCTTATACAACGCCCGGAGTACGGCGGAGGAGAAATCTATTTCGATGACCGTCTCATTCGCAAAGACGGAAGGTTCGTCGTACCGGAACTGGAAACGCTTAACCCGGAAAATTTGAAGTAA
- a CDS encoding HPr family phosphocarrier protein has product MSNNAAIVDISQTANKFRSSIVLQAENKYIDVKSILGLFTTLVGGHSYELHVHGPDADEAKVAMAEVFAKHNLDIAVLPE; this is encoded by the coding sequence ATGTCCAACAACGCTGCAATCGTAGACATTTCCCAAACGGCCAATAAATTCCGGTCGTCAATCGTTCTCCAAGCCGAGAACAAATATATCGACGTCAAGAGCATACTCGGTCTATTCACTACGTTGGTCGGCGGTCATTCCTATGAGCTTCATGTGCATGGTCCTGACGCTGACGAAGCAAAAGTCGCTATGGCTGAAGTATTCGCAAAACACAACCTCGATATTGCGGTCTTACCCGAATAG
- a CDS encoding YlaN family protein — protein MSSSDVLIHLHQKAINLLQEDAHKIEKLIEVQMENLATRKCPLYEEVLDTQIYGFSREVDFAIRAGLVAEAIGKEIISKLERNLAQLYEAMNNKA, from the coding sequence ATGTCTTCATCCGATGTTCTTATTCATCTGCATCAAAAAGCGATCAATCTCCTTCAGGAAGATGCCCATAAAATTGAAAAGCTTATCGAAGTGCAAATGGAAAATTTGGCTACGAGAAAATGTCCCCTCTATGAAGAGGTTTTGGACACGCAAATATATGGCTTTTCCAGAGAAGTCGACTTCGCAATCCGGGCAGGTCTTGTAGCCGAAGCCATCGGCAAAGAGATCATAAGCAAGCTGGAGCGTAATTTAGCTCAGCTTTATGAAGCAATGAACAATAAAGCGTAG
- the cax gene encoding calcium/proton exchanger produces MKQKLFFTALIVLFVLSGVSHYAHFGTMIEFTFSALAILFVAGFLGKATESVAHYAGQRLGGFLNATFGNAAELIIAIFLVREGLFDMVKASITGSIIGNLLLVLGLSVLLGGLKYKEQRFNIQMAGHNASLMVLSVIALFIPAVFISTAHFSAHKDKILSVTIAAILIIAYLLWLVFSMVTHKDVLEDVEETTPDHGEAPAWSKRISILFLIIATAMTAFVSEWLVHTLHGFTAAFGLSELFVGAFLIAIVGNAAEHSAAVILAMKNKIGAAVEIAVGSSLQIALFVAPVLIFVSLLFGNTMDIVFTPLELTAIAVSVFIAKSISKDGTTNWYEGALLLIVYVILGISFYLV; encoded by the coding sequence TTGAAACAAAAATTGTTTTTCACTGCATTGATTGTACTATTTGTACTGAGTGGCGTCAGTCACTACGCTCATTTTGGTACTATGATAGAATTCACCTTCTCGGCACTTGCCATTCTGTTCGTGGCAGGCTTTCTCGGCAAAGCGACAGAGAGCGTGGCTCATTATGCCGGCCAGCGTTTGGGGGGCTTTCTTAACGCTACCTTCGGAAACGCTGCTGAGCTGATTATTGCAATATTCCTTGTCAGGGAAGGTCTGTTCGACATGGTGAAAGCGAGCATCACCGGCTCAATTATCGGGAATCTGCTGCTTGTTCTCGGTCTGAGCGTTCTTCTTGGCGGATTGAAATACAAAGAACAACGATTTAATATCCAAATGGCAGGCCATAATGCTTCTCTCATGGTCCTGTCAGTCATCGCGCTGTTTATACCGGCCGTCTTTATTTCGACGGCGCATTTTTCCGCGCATAAAGATAAAATCCTGAGTGTGACAATTGCCGCTATTCTCATCATTGCTTACTTGCTGTGGCTTGTATTCTCGATGGTCACTCATAAAGACGTTCTGGAGGATGTAGAAGAAACGACTCCGGATCACGGGGAGGCCCCAGCCTGGTCTAAACGCATATCGATTCTATTCCTGATTATTGCAACCGCAATGACTGCGTTCGTCAGCGAATGGCTCGTCCACACCTTGCACGGATTCACTGCGGCGTTCGGCTTGTCCGAGTTGTTTGTCGGCGCCTTCCTCATTGCCATAGTCGGCAATGCCGCGGAGCACAGTGCTGCGGTAATACTCGCGATGAAAAACAAAATCGGAGCCGCCGTCGAAATCGCGGTCGGCAGCAGCCTGCAAATTGCGCTGTTTGTCGCACCGGTGCTTATCTTTGTGAGTTTGCTGTTCGGCAATACGATGGATATCGTATTCACTCCCCTTGAGCTTACCGCCATTGCCGTTTCCGTATTTATCGCCAAATCGATCTCTAAAGACGGTACGACAAACTGGTACGAGGGAGCTCTTCTGCTCATCGTTTATGTGATACTCGGCATTTCCTTCTACCTTGTGTAA